caatttatacttttttgagcaaataaccccaaaactcttcattttcgggtcaagtaacccatagttatatttttaaaacgcgtaaaatacaaatcggaggtgagagatgcaaaaaaataattaaatacttccctaattgttgcgatataattatcctaaatctgttttttaaaataaaaatataaattattgggttatttgacccaaaaatgaagagttttggggttagttgctcaaaaaagtataaattgggctagatgaccccgtgtcacaagttcagggggtgcgttgaccctttgttcgttTTGGAAATCATGAGACTTTCGGTCTTCCTTAGGTGCAGCCATGTAGTATAATTTTGGGAAGGCGATGAATAGTGAAATAAGTAGAACAAAGGGAAGAATTTATTTATGGTAAAGAATTGAGTTCGAAAATGGAACATAAAATGACAACTAGCAATTACAAAAAAACAGAACCAGAAAAACCGACTCTGCCGCTAGTTGCTACATAATACATTTTCATGTGTGATCATTTGCAAATTGCTCAAGAAATGGTCATTGCATTCAGCTAGAAAACGATGAATTGCACCGAAGGTTTGTTCAATTTTCCATCTGCAAAAACTtattatagtgataaataaagGTGCTATATATGCATGTAGAATGTCAACAAAACATTGGTCTAAAGAGCTACTATCCCCATCCTTGAACATAATAAAAATACAGAGCTTCACTTACATGTTTATTGACGGGGAACTATGTATTCGTTGAACCATTTCTCCTACGAGGCGGTTACGTTAAGAGACATTGAAGATGAGATACCCTTTACATTTGGAAACTAGCACCTACGTAAAGATACAGTGAATGCCTAGATACAACTAATCATCAAATGAACATAATAAGATAGCCGAATAGAACATAAAACAATTAACTTTGTTCATGGACTGGGCTAGTGCGGGTTCGAGTCGGATCAAACCGGGCATGATTTATTCAAATGTAAGCCCAAACCTACCCGGACCTGTTTCTGGCTAATAGTAGCTTTTATATGCTCAAGCCGGATTTTTTCAGGCCTGCACAGAAATTTAACCAAAACAAAAGCCTAATCCCGAATGTAAAAAGTGGGTCTTACTAGATGGGTTCGGATTCAGGTTGGGTATGATGAAACATTAGTGTCCAAACTCAGCCCACGCGGGCTGCGCCTAGGTTGGATGAATAGGTATCTAGCCCAATGATCAGCTTTAACAGCAATGCATTAGTGATTTAGTATAATTCAGTTGCACTCTCCCATTGCATATATACCAAGTGACTGAAACAAGTTGGCTTTCtgttaataaaagtaaaaaaaatggatACTATATTAATATGCCAATACTATAAGTGTTAGTTTTGCATTTTCAGTCCACTAGTAAATCCTTAGCAAAAAAATTCTCTGTACAAGTACAATTACTGTCTACTGATGTACAAAGTCTTAAATAACTTGTGCCAGTAGGTGAACAAAAACACAACCGAAAGCTAAAAAAGCTAAAGCCTAAAGATGATGCGGAGCTTGTTTACAATCGGGCTAAACCTGAGCAAACAAAATCAGTTAACAGAACAATAATGGTCGATAAAgaggtacctgaaaaacattTGGTCAAAAATTATCGCCGTCATCGTTGAGTTCTGTCTTGATTTTACTTGGAATTCGAAGGAAGGGTGCTGAAACTTCAAGTACCCGAAATATAGTTACTTTTAGTACATTCATTTGAATCAGCTCGAAGACACAAACATCTCCTTCTTCTAAATTATTTTCCCATGCAAATTCTGTCCATCCCTTGCTTAACTTAGCTCTCTTATCCCGATATATACACCTGACATACCATTGTTTTGCATCAGAAATCTGAATTGTCAAGCTTCCTGAGACCGTCAAGTACCTTTGTGCGAAGCTGGACGGAACATGCTGCAAAACCAAACCATGGAATCTCTCGCATCAACGTATAGCAAAAGAatattttagttataattaGCTAACCAGTTTAAGTGTTCACCAGCAGGAATCCTCTATATACATATGATGGTTTCAAGACAATTCTGAAAAAAGGATTATTAGGCTTGAACATTTCAGAAGCACGAAGTGCTCTTTGTTTCTCTTCCGCTGTTACAGCTCTCCATCTCCTCGTAAGAGCTTCGGAAGCAATTTTCATACTTGATGCTTTTCTGCTTGCTTGCACTTGTACGTCTGCATCTTGAATGAATTAGTGATGAAAAATGTGAAGATATAATAACATgttataaaaatgatatttgaGTTCATAAAGCTTACTAGGATCACCAATTCTCCTTTTTCTTCTTCGGGTTCTTCCCTGTACTTCCCCCGACACTGGCGAATCAACTTTTTTATCTGTACATGTAAAGTCATTCTCGTTGAACTGTACACCTATGTCCCGAGAATGTCGAACATGTTCCATTCTTTGAATCATCTTGTCTCTGCTATTCCCAGATATGTCCCAGTTGGAATGCAGATGATATGTATCGACAGAACCCGAGATTTCCTTTACGCTATTATCTACTACATGCTTTTTATCCGCTACTAGACCCGGATTACTGTGACATGATTCTCGCAAGCGATCAAGAACGCTACAAGGATATCTTATCTCAGAAACTGTGAGATCATATATAGAAACGTTGAAGGTTGACTGCCCTTCGTATCTGAAGACTAAGAAATATCCAATACGAATAGAGTAGTATTCTACGAATTCAGGCCAACCAATGCGGAACCATAACTTATTATTAACTTTTTCGAGTTCCACTACCCAGATACGACCAGTAGGAACAATAAGTGTAGCAATACAAGAAAGTTCATCTCCATATTTCCTAACAAATTTTCCCGGGATTTTCTGTTCGCATAAAAATCGAGCCATACTTCGTGTCAATGTAAGTAAAACtgaaacaaacaaaaacttTTTCATGAAAGCAACTTGTGCAGCTAAAGAGTAAATAAACATTCCATAATTCACaagacaaaaacaaaaaatcataaTATTCAATTTCTTGATATACCTCAGCAATCAAACACAAAATTCTAGCATACTTTCTTGGACCATATATAATCAAGTTCAGCAAATTAATCAAATGCATAATTCATAAGACCAAAAAAAGATCATAATATTCAATTTGATCAAGTAAAATTACTCagaatcatattatcataacagtaaAAACAGAGACATTTCCTAATTTTTCACCAGCCATGCAAACAATTTATTTTCTATCTACTTTTACACAtgacatgaaaaaaaaagaagcaatCTTTACAAACCAAATAAATTCATGATCATTTTCATAGTAAGCATATAGTTAAGGAAATTAACAAACATCAGTCATCATTTTCTCAGTaaccaaacaaaaattaatGGAGTAAAACAAAGGGTATGTACACATATACCAGCTTTTGGTGTTGAAGAATGGAAGCAAGTATCATTTTATAGAACATGCAACTTGTTTTTGCAGAAGAATTTGATGGTCCCACTGCATTAGACATTCTtctctctaataattttttattcttctgTTCATCTGAGTAATACTAAAGAGTAGTAGGAATCATGTGTGTGGACCGCACCAATAATTTTCGGTGGGTTTGGTTATAAATATGGATTCGgttgatattatttttagagaagattaggataatactctatttttttaagtaatttgatttcctacctcaataaggaaaagatagagaaaataccttatcattctaatatttttattttttttactctaaaacatgtttatattatgattatacctactttttattgattttttactctaagtatatatttttactctaacCATATGACGactgtcatatttttatatttctttcttttttctttctctctcctctctcctctctcctctctcttcttcttcttctgttcttcgtcaattttttcttcttttttatttcttcttttcttctccatttttttctttcttctctatcgttccttcatcgctccGCCGCCCTTTCTTCATCGCTCCACCGTCGCTCCActgttctttcattttttttattttagcgaacttttctttaattcatggcgattattgcgattttttaacattcagatataaataaattactcttgattttttttttcaattttagatctaaaaatctgcatgaaaaaacaatattatgatgaaaaaaacgattttctgcacaaaaaacgattttctgcaaaaaaacagcatctgattatcatatgattatcataacactgcataaaaaatgattttttataaaaaaaatctcagattatcatatgagtatcactgtattatcataatgttatcataacactgcataaagaaaaattttctacaaaaaaaattgattatcatgttgttatcactgtattatcatctcgtaatcataatataatcatatgataccgggATGATAATGgattattgtacctaaatgataatgttatgacaacgacataataataaaattatgataacagtatgataatatgatacctataagaaaaaaattacataaaaaatatgataacgagatgataatgtgaagaaaatagtattacaatgaagtataataaggtcatgttatcatactattatcgtcaccttatcatcttataatcataatttttttgtaattgtttttttcatacatgtataatattatcatactgttatcatactgttatcttcacattatcatctcgttatcatatttttttgtaattatttttttcatacagatatcatattatcatactattatctttacattatcatctcattatcataatttttatgtgatttgtttacatataggtatcatattatcatactattatcataactttattattttattatcatctggttatcatactggtgtcatgaatctttttataattctattttcacgtacgttatcatccagttatcataaGCTTAccataattcattatcatctaattatcatactccagtgttatgataacgacatgataatcagaaactattttatcatacattatcatagatattatcatatatgtaccataaatattatcatctcgttatcatatgataaaacattatcatatgacactatttctgTAAAAACAAAttccatgtaagtatcatattatcatactatataagcttatcattatattatcataaaaacattattgtactattatcattatcgtacatttctattatcataaccttatcataatcatataatgttatgataacgatatattAATACAGTGttattcatatgataatcagacactgtttttttagtaaaaaatcaattttctctgcagtgttatgatacttacatgataatgcagtaatgatactcatatgataatcagaagctgttttttttgcaaaaatcgtttttttgtgcataaaatcgtttttaatacagatttttagatttagaattggaaaaattcaagagtaatttatgtagatctgaaagttaaaagaaatcgtattaatcaccacgagttgagaacaatcgctaaaatcaaatatgaaaaacggcGGAGCGACGGCGGGATGATGGCGGAACAACGACGGAGCGATGAATTAACGATGAAtaagaagagaataaaaatgaagaagaaataaagaagaagaagaagaagaagaagaagaagaagaagaagaagaagaagaagaaaatgaagaaaaaaatggcggaaaaaaagaacagagaagaagaaagccaatggagaggaaagagaaaaagagaaaaagagagagaaaaaagggaaaaaaatgacagttgtcacttacaaatccctaataatatagttagagtaaaataataataatgaataggtataattataatataaataggtgttagagtaaaaaagtaaatatattaaaatagtgaggtattttttctatcttttccttgttgaggtagaaaataatattatttttaaaaagagagtatttttcctaattttctcttatttttataaaaaaaatgagctTCGGTTGTttattgaacaaagggtcaatgcgccccctgaacttgtgacacgggatcatctaacccaatttatacttttttgaacaactaaccccaaaactcttcatttttgggtcaaataaccccataatttatatttttattttaaaaaatagatttagaataattatatcgcaacaattagggaaataCCTAATTATCTTTTTGCATCTATCgcctccgatttatattttacacattttaaaaatataattatgggttatttgacccaaaattgaagagatttggggttagttgctcaaaaaagtataaattggattagatgaccccgtgttacaagtttagggggcgtgTTGACCCTTTATTCGTTGTTTATTAGGTTTGAAATTTAGATTGTTCAAATTAGCCAAACTATAAcccaaaaatttgatttttaaattttattaatttatctttctaTTTTTGTCGGTTTTAACCAGACTGGCCGAATTATCGACCTATTCAGTTCGGTTCGAATttgattgtttttcttttttatttgacagTACTGTTTTagtcatgatttttttattcggttttaaaattttgattgacCGGTTAATTCAATTTGGAATTGTTGGTCCGATTTTAACCAAGCCAACCAAATGCTCTCTCCTATATTCAGTAGttgatttattcaaaaaaaaatagttacgAATTCAAATCTTTAATTAGAtctgaatttaattaatttttttgaacaaCAAAATTACAATGTAGAATTATTATGGTGAGAAATGTGAAATCGTATTTGTTACCTTCATGTCGAATTATAATACGGTTATCAGTAGCTATACACAGTGGCGTACTCAGAAAATTTTGTCAAGGTGGGCAAAATTTTACTGGAAATTTATATGATGggcaaaaatgataaaatacaaattttaaggCGGGTAATGAGATAAATTTTAAAGAGGAAAAAACTTACTATTAAActaactatttaaatttttccgAAGGCTCAAAATAACAAGGTGATCAACTGCTCACCATGAGCTCTTCCTAGATCCGCCCCTGGCTATATATGCAGTGACGAATTGTTCATCACTTACATGTcaattttatatcaatataGATAATATATAAGTTGTAAATGAATCGAGGCGAGCAAGTATTATAGTTTTTATGTTATGCTTGttacaaaaatgaaatattcaCATCCGACTCGAAGTTAGTTCGAGCTTTGAATACTAATTAAAACtcagtttatttaattttataatctttttgtTGTCAATTTGTATTCGTTTGTTTAGATGTTAAAATGCCATGAGCGGAACTTATTTATAACCTAGATGAACACGggttaaattcataaaaactttcTAACAAAAGATAATCAAATTTTCAAACACATACAAAATCTACATCATGGATTAGTTGCATCATAAAATAAagcttaatcattaaaaaataggCTAATGGTCTGAAAAACCCTctaccttttaaccccttttcgtTTGCACCTTAATGTTGTAAAATTGCCGACTACACCCAAATCcacacctttcattttcaattccaCTCTAACATAAAAACAATTGACATTGTGGCAACCATGTCAGCCAATTTTACTTACTCATCGGCTGATATGGCTGCCATtatgtcaaaaataatttaaatcttcAAATCATAAATGTTATAATCTAAAAACTATAAACCTGAAAATTTAAGGACTTGTTTTgctctttttataattattatggattttactatttaccgccccaATTTACTAGCCACCGCGcttaaaattatcattttaccctttaacaaaaaacaattaattaaaaaaacattttcagcatttttttatttttttcaatctttcTTAAAAAATATGGACCGGCGTTCTAGGATCGCGCCGGCCCAGAGTGACAAACGTCTCCCTATGGGTCAGCGTATGCCCAGGGCGCTGGCCCATAAGACAAACGTCCCAAGGTGACGTTTGTCCTTTGGGCCAGCACCAGCCCGCTTAGGACGTTTGTCCCTCTAGGCCAACATGATCCTAGGACACCGGCtcggttaaaaaaataaaaaatgtaaaaccaATCATTTATCGGAGGTTTCCGTCCTCTATCTCGGTTATATTTcgacatttttattataaaactgCTCGATTTTTGTCAGGTTTTTggttgagttgagaggattgaattttttatatttgaaaataaaattgaattagaGGTATTTAGGTAAAAGTAAGAAGGTGGGTAGCAATTTAAGACGGTAAATAGTAATCcattttattcttcttcttctcctttttCACCTCAGCTACCGcaactttttcttctttttctgttCTTCCACTCCATTTGCCGTCCTCCTACTCCATCGCCACCATCAATTCAGCTTTCGTCTACTCCTCTTGGGCTAAGCCCTTCTTGTTTGTTAAACTGGAAAAGAAAATGAAGGAAGAGGTGGAAGAAAATGGAAAAGAAGAAGATTTGATGGATGGCAGTCGGCAGAGgtgaagaaaaataaagaaaaaagattTAATAAAATGTAGAAAGAACAGAACAAGTCTTTagatttttagggttttagttTTAGATTATGAGTTTTAGGATTTTAAGATTTAAAGGCATTTTTGACACATGGCAAACATGTCAGCGAATGAGTAAACAGAATTAGCTGACATTGCTTGAAtgagggtgaaattgaaaacgAAAGGTGTAGATTTGGGTGTAATCGGCGATTTTACAATATCAGAGTGCAAACGAAAAAGGAGCTAAAAGGTAGAGGTTTTTTCAGATCATTAGCCTAAAAATTATTATACCtttccatttttttcatttatgatctaaatttttaattttaattcagtTTTCAATTTTCagattcaattttaattatttgtttaaattaaagtGGGAAAAAATTCAATACATCTTTTATATTACTTTATGTTTAGAAATTTTTTAAGGTAAAAGGCaaattgaaacaatataaaCAGTAGGGTtagttacatataaaattatgatttttcaccaaattttaaaaatatcatgtCAATTAcagacaccacctttcatttattttcaatttcatcataaACACATTTTTCGGTGAGAATTTGCTGACTTGAACATCTGATGGGTCTATCACATGTCaagccacgtcagcaaaaatgtcaTTAAAAGTTTttgatgttattttttaaaaaaaacaaaaatggtGTCGGTAATTGACATATTTGaaaggtcatgttatttttaaaatttagtatgaAGGTCacgattttatatataattaaccttaaaattatatttaaacttttttctattccaatttaaacaaataactaaaattaaaattaaaaaataaataaaatttgaaatttggaaGTTTGAATTATAAACGAAAGAAACTcgaaaattgttattttaaaaaattaaggctAAAATAAAATACCCCACGAACATAGAAAGCACTAAAGGCAAGCAGAATAGACTAGAGAAAAAACAATCGCCCCTAAGAGATGGAGCAGAATcaaatttttgttaaataatcacaaacAACACAAAAGCAACAATACCAATCACCAACTACAATTCGATCATCCCATGAAATGAGAAAGCTAAACCATTATTTTTCAGACACGCCTATACTATTGTTTAATGCTGATAATTATTTCAATCAGAACATCCAAGCCCCACCTACACAAAAGTCAGTATTTCAACCTTATACATcgatttctttatttttattattatttttggtaaTTTTGCAGCAATAAAATTACTCTAATTTCAAAAGAAATTGCACATTGATTTGGACAAGTACCAACTACGTACCCTGGCCTTCCAAAGATACCTCCCAAAGATGCATACATATTACATTTTAACTCAGTAAAAAGAATTTTAAGTCACCGACTATAATCTTTTTAAGAAACTCGAATGTAAAATTTGCATAATAATTACCGGATCTTAGTTTTTTCATAAAATAGTTACCAAATTATAAAAGTTGTcagattattattttcttacaaaaatatTAGGCTTAATCCATCATCAGATCCCTGTACTTACTTTTTTAGTtagtctttattatttttaatttgtgtttatTTATTCCCTCTACAATCAAATTTCACAGTAATTTAGTCCTTAAAAAGTAGATTAGAggccaaataaataaaaaaataaaactgtaaaaaagactaaataaataataaatttacaaaGAATTTAGACGAAAACATAAGCACATAGACTAagtaaataaaaagtgaaaagtacAGGAGCTAACTAAAGAAATAAAGTAGATCAAGGAtcgaataaaaaaaagttaaaagtcaGGCCAGAAAATGAGTTATGTCAAAAAGTTACCAGCTTATtgttttactatattttttttgtccatattattaaaatggtaacacttttataaaaataatcgacaatcattttgtaattttttacaattcagtaaccattttgtaaaaaaatcataattcgataattatgttataattttttacaattttctaACTGctttgtaaaaataatataatttgatgaccataaaaatatttaacctacATTTAAACTgttgtaattgtttttaatatttgatataaaGAAAACTCTTATGTATTTAACAAAAAGGCCTTATAATGCCACAaacttaaacattttaaaattttaaataaattatctaaacctttcaaaatttgtAAATGAATTCTAGTTCAACTAATTCGCAGAAAATCtatccaatcatttaaaactaaTCCAATTGTGCCTGTGGTAATTGAAtgtgtaatttaaaaaaatgaaaaagaaaagttaTCTATTAGGATCCCAGATAATTcacataaatcaattttttaaaaaatattactttgattttaaaaaactgaaaaatttcaactaattaattaaattagaataaatttacaacttttaaacattttgataaaaatttaaaaagtcaaAATATTTTAGGTCTTTAACACCattaaaccaaataaaaaagtcTAGAATGACATTTCGTACCTAACGATTTGTAATATAATATCcgaattaattttataaaaatacttccAGTAACAAATCAAGATGCTTGTGTAGCATAGCATGGACATCATAAAATACTGATCTATAATTACTAATATTAATATCACTTCTATAAACAAGTCcattttgacaaaataaatgtaaataaaatatattttaaagccatagaattatattttagaatattaaaattatgagtTGAAGTTTTAAATATGAGAGAAGAAACATCTAAACACCACATAACCACTGGGCGAACCAGTAATTAAGGCCTTTCACTTGAGGAATTTACTACAGACCATGTCAAACAAGTGCTGCAAAAGTGTCTTCATCCTTAAAATCTCAAAATCACACCATCAAATCCACCAAAATACTTGAAAAACTTTAAACCAAGCAAGCATTTTAACAATCAATTAAAGCCTAAAATCTGCTTTAGCCATCTAGTTAGATTTCACTTGATTGGAGTATTTACAGTCCTAATAAATAAAGCCACAATTTTATCCACTGGAACATCTAAACAATGGATAGTTTCACTAGTTTGCTCTGAAAAGTTATAGACATCGATCGACGATTAAGTGCAACCCAACGAAAAACCAGAGCAATGACAATCACCCGAAAGGGGAAGAGTTACTTGACAAAGATCATTCAATCAGAAATTTACCAATAATCAATACTATCTATATTAATGCGGCTGATAATTTATCATCAAGGTCGGGCCATGTGTTCCATACCTTCAAGAACCCGAAAAACGGTAACTTTGAGCACAATATCCCGTGATTTTAGCAGCTCAAAA
This window of the Mercurialis annua linkage group LG5, ddMerAnnu1.2, whole genome shotgun sequence genome carries:
- the LOC126681665 gene encoding B3 domain-containing transcription factor VRN1-like isoform X2; its protein translation is MIFCFCLVNYGMFIYSLAAQVAFMKKFLFVSVLLTLTRSMARFLCEQKIPGKFVRKYGDELSCIATLIVPTGRIWVVELEKVNNKLWFRIGWPEFVEYYSIRIGYFLVFRYEGQSTFNVSIYDLTVSEIRYPCSVLDRLRESCHSNPGLVADKKHVVDNSVKEISGSVDTYHLHSNWDISGNSRDKMIQRMEHVRHSRDIGVQFNENDFTCTDKKVDSPVSGEVQGRTRRRKRRIGDPNVQVQASRKASSMKIASEALTRRWRAVTAEEKQRALRASEMFKPNNPFFRIVLKPSYVYRGFLLHVPSSFAQRYLTVSGSLTIQISDAKQWYVRCIYRDKRAKLSKGWTEFAWENNLEEGDVCVFELIQMNVLKVTIFRVLEVSAPFLRIPSKIKTELNDDGDNF
- the LOC126681665 gene encoding B3 domain-containing transcription factor VRN1-like isoform X1, with product MIFCFCLVNYGMFIYSLAAQVAFMKKFLFVSVLLTLTRSMARFLCEQKIPGKFVRKYGDELSCIATLIVPTGRIWVVELEKVNNKLWFRIGWPEFVEYYSIRIGYFLVFRYEGQSTFNVSIYDLTVSEIRYPCSVLDRLRESCHSNPGLVADKKHVVDNSVKEISGSVDTYHLHSNWDISGNSRDKMIQRMEHVRHSRDIGVQFNENDFTCTDKKVDSPVSGEVQGRTRRRKRRIGDPNADVQVQASRKASSMKIASEALTRRWRAVTAEEKQRALRASEMFKPNNPFFRIVLKPSYVYRGFLLHVPSSFAQRYLTVSGSLTIQISDAKQWYVRCIYRDKRAKLSKGWTEFAWENNLEEGDVCVFELIQMNVLKVTIFRVLEVSAPFLRIPSKIKTELNDDGDNF
- the LOC126681665 gene encoding B3 domain-containing transcription factor VRN1-like isoform X4; the encoded protein is MSNAVGPSNSSAKTSCMFYKMILASILQHQKLKIPGKFVRKYGDELSCIATLIVPTGRIWVVELEKVNNKLWFRIGWPEFVEYYSIRIGYFLVFRYEGQSTFNVSIYDLTVSEIRYPCSVLDRLRESCHSNPGLVADKKHVVDNSVKEISGSVDTYHLHSNWDISGNSRDKMIQRMEHVRHSRDIGVQFNENDFTCTDKKVDSPVSGEVQGRTRRRKRRIGDPNADVQVQASRKASSMKIASEALTRRWRAVTAEEKQRALRASEMFKPNNPFFRIVLKPSYVYRGFLLHVPSSFAQRYLTVSGSLTIQISDAKQWYVRCIYRDKRAKLSKGWTEFAWENNLEEGDVCVFELIQMNVLKVTIFRVLEVSAPFLRIPSKIKTELNDDGDNF
- the LOC126681665 gene encoding B3 domain-containing transcription factor VRN1-like isoform X3, which produces MIFCFCLVNYGMFIYSLAAQVAFMKKFLFVSVLLTLTRSMARFLCEQKIPGKFVRKYGDELSCIATLIVPTGRIWVVELEKVNNKLWFRIGWPEFVEYYSIRIGYFLVFRYEGQSTFNVSIYDLTVSEIRYPCSVLDRLRESCHSNPGLVADKKHVVDNSVKEISGSVDTYHLHSNWDISGNSRDKMIQRMEHVRHSRDIGVQFNENDFTCTDKKVDSPVSGEVQGRTRRRKRRIDVQVQASRKASSMKIASEALTRRWRAVTAEEKQRALRASEMFKPNNPFFRIVLKPSYVYRGFLLHVPSSFAQRYLTVSGSLTIQISDAKQWYVRCIYRDKRAKLSKGWTEFAWENNLEEGDVCVFELIQMNVLKVTIFRVLEVSAPFLRIPSKIKTELNDDGDNF